The following are from one region of the Paenibacillus sp. JZ16 genome:
- a CDS encoding sensor histidine kinase, producing MANLIQSFRSKMIALFGLSMLLSGIIMFALYKILQYYYRTQVKFEDPLAYVRLFIRTVGDINFFLIFFIPLAVFFFFLLTKPYVAYFNEISAGIRHLANGDFDKRVSIATRDEFGDIAADINLTGEMLKQAVARGDFAESSKDQLILNLAHDLRTPLTSVIGYLDFILRDELLTKEQVRHYTGIAFAKSKRLEKLIDELFEITRMNYGMLPVEKRPIDLSELLTQLSEELLPVFEKNKLKARLHVTPHLIISGDGDLLARVFENLLTNAIRYGNDGQFVDIHAFLEAEVAVVQVINFGDRIHPNELPHLFDMFYTGDKSRIHREGSTGLGLFISKNIVMQHHGTITADSSLIRTVFEVRLPRGMQIPE from the coding sequence ATGGCTAATTTGATACAAAGCTTCCGCTCCAAAATGATTGCGCTCTTTGGCTTAAGCATGCTCTTATCCGGCATCATCATGTTCGCACTATACAAAATTCTGCAATATTATTACCGAACTCAGGTTAAATTCGAGGATCCGCTGGCTTATGTCCGTTTGTTCATAAGAACGGTCGGGGACATTAATTTTTTCCTGATATTTTTTATCCCGTTGGCGGTCTTTTTTTTCTTTCTGCTTACGAAGCCTTATGTGGCTTATTTTAATGAAATTTCTGCGGGGATTCGGCATCTCGCCAACGGCGATTTTGACAAGCGGGTTTCGATTGCGACCCGGGACGAATTCGGGGATATCGCAGCGGATATCAATCTGACCGGGGAGATGCTCAAGCAAGCGGTGGCGAGGGGAGATTTTGCCGAGAGCAGCAAAGATCAACTGATACTGAATTTGGCCCATGATTTGCGTACGCCGCTCACTTCCGTTATCGGTTATCTGGATTTCATTCTTAGGGACGAGTTATTGACCAAAGAACAGGTTCGGCATTATACGGGCATTGCTTTCGCGAAGTCGAAGCGCCTGGAGAAGCTGATCGACGAATTGTTCGAAATCACGAGAATGAATTACGGTATGCTGCCAGTCGAAAAACGACCCATCGATTTAAGCGAGCTGCTGACGCAGTTAAGCGAAGAATTACTTCCGGTTTTTGAGAAAAACAAACTGAAGGCCCGATTGCACGTTACTCCGCATCTGATCATTTCGGGCGATGGCGACTTGCTGGCACGCGTGTTTGAGAATTTGCTGACCAATGCGATTCGTTACGGCAACGACGGTCAATTTGTAGATATTCATGCTTTCCTTGAAGCTGAAGTAGCGGTAGTTCAGGTGATCAACTTTGGCGACCGCATCCATCCGAACGAACTGCCGCATCTATTCGACATGTTTTATACCGGCGATAAATCCCGGATTCATCGGGAGGGCAGCACAGGCCTTGGCTTATTTATCTCGAAAAATATCGTGATGCAGCATCATGGAACGATCACGGCAGACAGCAGCTTGATTCGTACAGTTTTTGAAGTACGACTGCCGCGAGGCATGCAAATACCTGAATAA
- a CDS encoding copper amine oxidase N-terminal domain-containing protein translates to MRKYVWVWIWFGLLAVIGLAAYGASSSIDFLSSGKFEINGKTVRLPVINYNGNIYVPLRLVGEEMHSEVYYDENKELISIKQQSLAFDEQIEAPVPSIAYENEYKDGTVWMQEIPLLQGSSCWNGCLEVNDPVDQWVSEARYPPVSVKPGSNIVITYPAGLEPDGLKIFNVLDSGNGTEQYVEMMMVNHRVQLPTELGVYTILVNSDWETGYTSYAFVIHITDRDDLGD, encoded by the coding sequence TTGCGAAAATATGTATGGGTATGGATATGGTTCGGTTTGTTAGCTGTGATCGGTTTGGCCGCTTACGGCGCAAGCTCCTCGATTGACTTCCTGTCATCCGGGAAATTTGAGATTAACGGTAAAACCGTCCGGCTTCCTGTAATTAACTACAACGGAAACATCTACGTCCCGCTTCGCCTGGTAGGGGAAGAAATGCATTCCGAAGTTTATTATGATGAGAACAAGGAATTAATCTCGATCAAGCAGCAAAGCTTAGCATTCGATGAACAAATAGAGGCACCCGTTCCGTCCATTGCTTATGAGAACGAGTACAAGGATGGTACCGTATGGATGCAGGAGATACCGCTGCTGCAGGGAAGCTCTTGCTGGAATGGATGCCTGGAAGTAAACGATCCGGTAGATCAATGGGTGTCTGAAGCCCGGTATCCGCCCGTTAGCGTGAAGCCTGGCTCAAATATTGTCATAACTTATCCGGCTGGATTGGAGCCTGACGGATTGAAAATATTCAACGTCTTAGATTCGGGCAACGGCACAGAGCAGTATGTTGAAATGATGATGGTTAATCATCGAGTACAGCTGCCAACGGAACTGGGGGTATATACCATCTTGGTTAATTCGGACTGGGAGACAGGATATACCTCGTATGCTTTTGTTATACATATTACTGACCGCGATGATCTAGGCGATTAA